A stretch of the Chlorobiota bacterium genome encodes the following:
- a CDS encoding DUF1211 domain-containing protein translates to MLKFKYWKFNKNRLEAFSDGVFAIIITLLILEIKVPHLNSTLDNSELKEKLFDLIPVFLSWLISFLIVGTLWLQHHNILRMAKHIDYGFVWINILFLLSTSFIPFPSELLGTYPKLPIAVASLGIVIIFSTFFLWSLYYYIVKNYMRDEYIYKDVRKNLYLAFFGGPIIYGFAVLMAWVNIYISFVIYSIIPLLFILPLDKPKKMFLD, encoded by the coding sequence ATGTTAAAATTTAAATATTGGAAATTCAATAAAAATAGATTAGAAGCGTTTAGTGATGGTGTGTTTGCTATTATAATTACTTTACTGATTCTAGAAATTAAAGTTCCCCACTTAAACAGTACATTAGATAATTCTGAACTTAAGGAAAAGTTGTTTGATTTAATACCCGTATTCTTAAGTTGGTTGATAAGTTTTTTAATTGTTGGGACTTTATGGCTTCAACATCATAATATACTTAGAATGGCAAAACATATAGATTATGGTTTTGTTTGGATAAATATATTATTCTTGTTATCAACTTCATTTATTCCATTTCCAAGTGAACTTTTAGGTACATATCCTAAGCTACCTATTGCTGTTGCTTCTTTAGGAATTGTTATTATATTTTCAACTTTTTTCCTTTGGAGTTTATATTATTATATTGTTAAAAATTATATGAGAGATGAGTATATATATAAAGATGTTAGAAAAAATTTGTATTTAGCATTTTTTGGAGGACCAATTATATACGGATTTGCTGTTTTAATGGCTTGGGTAAATATTTACATTTCTTTTGTAATTTATTCAATTATACCACTTTTATTTATCTTACCTTTAGACAAACCAAAAAAAATGTTTTTAGATTAA
- a CDS encoding DUF1800 family protein — MDCSKIYRSIFTKNQLQELMTDFWFNHFNVSITCNHSKEFV; from the coding sequence ATTGATTGCTCAAAAATATATAGATCTATTTTTACAAAAAATCAACTTCAAGAACTGATGACTGATTTTTGGTTTAATCATTTTAATGTTTCAATTACATGTAATCATTCTAAGGAATTTGTTTAA
- a CDS encoding DUF1800 family protein, giving the protein MELHTLGVDGGYTQKDIEGIARVFTEWTNFPNGDRGDKIREKIDKGIKVWFIQQNDFLFRADVYDA; this is encoded by the coding sequence ATGGAACTTCATACATTAGGAGTTGATGGAGGTTATACACAAAAAGACATTGAAGGTATAGCCAGAGTTTTCACAGAGTGGACTAACTTTCCTAATGGTGATAGAGGAGATAAAATAAGAGAAAAAATTGATAAAGGTATAAAAGTATGGTTTATTCAACAGAATGATTTTTTATTTAGAGCTGATGTATATGATGCATAA
- a CDS encoding DUF1800 family protein has product MDFPAGGGMEKGEKVLDILASHPNTAKFLCKKLVSFFTNDNPSEPLINRVVDTYESTNGEIKSLLTTLVELKEFWQEVKVRIKIKTPFEYVISSIRILETNVENPNNLYFKIKEMGQEMY; this is encoded by the coding sequence ATGGATTTTCCTGCTGGTGGTGGAATGGAAAAAGGTGAAAAAGTACTAGATATATTAGCATCACATCCAAATACTGCAAAATTTTTATGTAAAAAATTAGTATCATTTTTTACAAATGATAACCCTTCTGAACCATTAATTAATAGGGTGGTAGATACATATGAATCAACAAATGGAGAAATAAAATCTTTACTAACAACACTTGTTGAATTAAAAGAATTTTGGCAAGAAGTAAAAGTTAGAATTAAAATTAAAACTCCTTTTGAATATGTTATTAGCTCAATTAGAATTCTTGAAACTAATGTTGAAAACCCAAACAATCTATATTTTAAAATTAAAGAAATGGGTCAGGAAATGTATTGA
- the mrdA gene encoding penicillin-binding protein 2, with translation MQLDSDFGSEIRSRIFLIVTATLLSIFIARLIQLQILQGSQYNLRSESQGIKKISREPVRGNIFDKFGRLIVGNVPSYGILITPSKLTKDSKKLLASIMFIDTNEINLKIKQYKQTPFSPVRIFRDVPFEIIIKINEYHRNLIGVDVSEDSKRSYLPIVRASHLLGYAREINKKEIEIDPHYYSFGDIIGKTGIENSYEPFLRGEKGYDYIAVNNRGQRVSAFNDGKLDQSATNGFDLYTSLDPNLQTYAESLMRGKRGAIVAIDPNNGEILTVASAPDYDPLIFNNKSNSKDFQQVYSDSSKPLFNRATQAIYPPGSTWKPLMAIAGMMEGLITPKTRISCGGSFSYGGRTWKCHGAHGNINVREAIHVSCNVFFYKLALQLGIDNYYKWGKIFRFGTKQSDIPENKTLLPSREYLDKMYGKDKFPRGILVNLGIGQGQLGVSVLQLASYISTIANNGVYHQPHLVRAIRNKSNNGQIQQMVFENEDLKIPKEFLDVVHSGLSDVVNVAGGTATGVSIKGVRLAGKTGTAQAGKNKKDHAWFVCYAPFDKPKIAICVLVENSGLGGRNAAPIASRLVQFYLNRQVDSLQLDTLKLLPPGVVNENPNDVEESTMLP, from the coding sequence ATGCAATTAGATAGCGATTTTGGATCTGAGATTAGAAGTAGAATTTTTCTTATTGTAACAGCAACATTACTATCTATTTTTATAGCTAGATTAATACAATTGCAGATTCTACAAGGTAGTCAGTATAATTTAAGATCTGAATCTCAAGGAATTAAAAAAATTTCACGCGAACCAGTAAGAGGAAATATTTTTGATAAATTTGGTAGATTAATTGTAGGAAATGTTCCATCATATGGTATATTAATAACTCCAAGTAAGTTAACAAAAGATTCAAAAAAACTTTTAGCATCAATAATGTTTATTGATACAAATGAAATAAACCTTAAAATCAAACAATATAAACAAACACCATTCTCACCCGTTAGAATTTTTAGAGATGTCCCATTTGAAATTATTATTAAAATTAACGAATATCATCGCAATTTAATTGGAGTTGATGTTTCAGAAGATTCTAAAAGGTCTTATTTACCAATTGTTAGAGCATCTCATCTCTTAGGTTATGCTAGAGAGATTAATAAAAAAGAGATTGAAATAGATCCTCATTATTATTCATTTGGTGACATCATTGGTAAGACTGGAATTGAAAATTCATATGAACCATTTTTAAGAGGTGAAAAAGGATATGATTATATTGCCGTAAATAATAGAGGACAAAGAGTATCAGCATTTAATGATGGAAAACTTGATCAATCTGCTACAAATGGATTTGATTTATATACAAGTTTAGATCCAAATTTACAAACTTATGCTGAATCTTTGATGAGAGGTAAGCGAGGAGCAATTGTTGCAATTGATCCAAATAATGGAGAAATATTAACTGTTGCAAGTGCACCAGATTATGACCCATTAATTTTCAATAACAAATCAAATTCAAAAGATTTTCAACAAGTATATTCAGATTCATCTAAACCATTGTTTAATAGGGCAACTCAAGCTATATATCCTCCTGGATCAACTTGGAAGCCTTTAATGGCTATTGCTGGAATGATGGAAGGTTTAATTACACCAAAAACAAGAATCTCATGTGGTGGTTCTTTTAGCTATGGTGGAAGGACTTGGAAATGCCACGGTGCACATGGTAATATAAATGTTAGAGAAGCAATTCATGTTTCATGTAATGTATTTTTTTATAAATTAGCATTACAATTAGGAATAGATAATTATTACAAATGGGGTAAAATATTTAGATTTGGTACAAAGCAATCTGATATTCCCGAAAACAAAACATTGTTACCTTCAAGAGAATACTTAGATAAAATGTATGGAAAAGATAAATTTCCAAGAGGAATATTAGTAAATTTAGGTATTGGACAAGGTCAGCTTGGGGTAAGTGTTTTGCAATTAGCTTCGTATATTTCTACAATTGCAAATAATGGTGTATATCATCAACCTCATTTGGTTCGAGCAATAAGGAACAAATCAAATAACGGACAGATTCAACAAATGGTATTTGAAAATGAAGATTTAAAAATTCCAAAAGAGTTTCTAGATGTTGTACACTCTGGTTTGTCTGATGTTGTAAATGTAGCAGGAGGAACTGCAACAGGAGTTTCTATTAAGGGTGTCAGATTAGCTGGAAAAACAGGAACAGCTCAAGCAGGTAAAAACAAGAAAGATCACGCTTGGTTTGTATGTTATGCTCCATTTGATAAACCTAAAATTGCTATTTGTGTTTTAGTTGAAAATAGTGGATTAGGTGGAAGAAACGCTGCTCCAATTGCAAGCAGATTAGTTCAATTTTATTTAAATAGGCAAGTTGATAGTTTACAACTTGATACACTAAAATTATTACCACCTGGAGTTGTAAATGAAAATCCAAATGATGTAGAGGAAAGTACTATGTTACCTTAA
- a CDS encoding response regulator transcription factor — protein MKVLIIEDEKKVIKFITEGLNQEGHESMFAEDGEVGLEMALSNEYDCIVLDWMMPKRDGISVLKELREKGNKTPVLMLTAKTGTQDKVSGLDAGADDYLAKPFHFEELTARLRSLTRRSEKSTLIKVGDLVLDTVIHKAKRGEREIELTVREYSLLEYLMRNAGRTLSRATIAQHVWSYSFYANSNLVDVYINRLRTKSEEDGNSRLIHSVRGVGYVMGEKVPGEED, from the coding sequence ATGAAAGTTTTGATAATTGAAGACGAGAAAAAAGTAATAAAATTTATTACTGAAGGTTTGAACCAAGAAGGTCATGAATCTATGTTTGCTGAAGATGGGGAAGTTGGGCTAGAAATGGCTTTGTCTAATGAATATGATTGCATTGTATTAGATTGGATGATGCCTAAAAGAGATGGAATTTCTGTACTAAAAGAGTTAAGAGAAAAAGGAAATAAAACTCCTGTTTTAATGTTAACTGCTAAAACTGGTACCCAAGATAAAGTTTCAGGTTTGGACGCTGGTGCAGATGATTACTTAGCAAAACCGTTTCATTTTGAAGAGTTAACTGCAAGATTAAGATCACTAACTAGAAGATCTGAGAAATCAACTTTAATTAAAGTTGGTGATTTGGTACTTGATACTGTAATTCATAAAGCAAAAAGAGGTGAGCGTGAAATAGAACTAACAGTTAGAGAGTATTCTTTATTAGAATATTTAATGAGAAATGCTGGTAGAACCCTATCAAGAGCTACAATTGCTCAACATGTTTGGAGCTATAGTTTTTATGCCAATTCTAATTTAGTAGATGTATATATAAATAGATTAAGAACTAAATCTGAAGAAGATGGAAATTCTAGATTAATACATTCAGTTAGAGGTGTTGGCTATGTTATGGGTGAAAAAGTTCCTGGTGAAGAAGACTAA
- a CDS encoding RNA polymerase sigma factor RpoD/SigA, which translates to MRITKQYTNRESQSLDRYLQEIGKVELLSADMEIDLAKRIKRGGFDSRRALEQLTKANLRFVVSVAKQYQNQGLSLGDLINEGNLGLIKAAKRFDETRGFKFISYAVWWIRQSILQALAEQSRIVRLPLNRVGTLNKIGKTYSRLEQQYEREPTASELAEELDMSITEVAETIRISGRHLSVDAPFAQGEDNRLLDVLQNDTQPNPDSGLISESLQIEVRRALSTLSEREAEVIKLYFGLDREQALTLEEIGEKFQLTRERVRQIKEKAIRRLRHASRSKQLKTYLG; encoded by the coding sequence ATGAGAATAACAAAACAATACACAAATCGTGAAAGTCAATCATTAGACCGTTACCTACAAGAAATAGGTAAGGTGGAGCTTTTATCTGCTGATATGGAGATTGATTTAGCGAAAAGAATTAAACGAGGAGGGTTTGATAGCCGAAGAGCTTTAGAACAACTCACAAAAGCAAATCTTAGGTTTGTAGTTTCAGTTGCTAAACAATATCAAAATCAAGGATTATCATTAGGTGATTTAATTAACGAAGGAAATTTAGGACTAATAAAAGCTGCAAAAAGGTTTGATGAAACAAGAGGCTTTAAATTTATTTCATATGCTGTTTGGTGGATTAGACAATCTATTTTACAAGCATTGGCAGAACAATCAAGAATTGTGCGATTACCTTTAAATCGAGTTGGTACATTAAATAAAATTGGGAAAACGTATTCAAGATTGGAGCAACAATATGAACGCGAACCTACTGCAAGTGAACTAGCAGAAGAATTAGATATGTCCATAACTGAAGTTGCAGAAACAATTAGAATTTCTGGTAGGCATTTATCTGTTGATGCTCCATTTGCTCAAGGGGAAGATAATAGGCTTTTGGATGTATTGCAAAATGATACTCAACCAAATCCAGATTCAGGATTAATTTCAGAGTCATTACAAATAGAAGTAAGAAGAGCATTATCAACATTATCTGAAAGGGAAGCAGAGGTTATTAAATTGTATTTTGGATTAGATAGGGAACAAGCTCTTACACTCGAAGAAATAGGAGAAAAATTTCAATTAACAAGAGAAAGAGTTCGCCAGATTAAAGAAAAGGCAATCAGAAGATTAAGGCATGCATCAAGATCAAAACAATTAAAAACTTACTTAGGTTAA
- a CDS encoding AAA family ATPase translates to MNENYINFLNHGILPYFGMEDIKNEIIEFWKSTQESYSLRAMLISGEAGIGKSRLVEHIIQIIKKEGGIVIHIKLYPNSLNEIPNLISNELDAISFNFFKNRTFQDKTLNGNINNLASLSHIRSLIIIIEDVHLFTKESLSDLKKLLTGLNDEMISVLFLGRPIETIFNSVIEPYLIKELDLKEHSILDIFYMLKNLLGFEIEDKFILLIKEITRGNSLAIKSGIRGIIKAGLIDTNEKLIKSSVSNFNIILSKSIESLSEGMLSHLNEMEMTLCSQLSTLGEIFSRESAEILIGTKNSSLLNKLIFKGVLIETFKETPLRLGKNFSEYPPLSFTHSLVHDSFLKKSKLNFERILTIIYSNSPIFSLVPFIELNNFINKFGCSVLKLDNNLIEKSIENCIDIAYNISNTIDWKFAPILIDSIKSICEITMFEFDESCLKSKELKAKFLFTNLIIFKRDISSDNFINIATELIKLCQGLESEIITEYFIWGYDALFYNKIISRKDVDLLKELEFVDDKVKNNLNIQFSKPYLVFVRDIIRAHNNVKQEFWIINLIKEKFSFLLSKCENDEIRKKNLLLKVGTFLITNFNNNLEKAENYELLKRIEECNLSVTETNLIEKIKAIFLYEDGKLEESKIVFEKNINLNLILGNKFDYLLARSFIDCIKIDLGFSPDKIIIEFENLTEIAVNSKIVYFNNLIDSLILTGQDNYVIDLINNKLKFLDELYKPSLFVNLLSVINVKDLKKNDFTEFYEMKLFGLTMLIEILLDKNKNFDEKKINVINSELLNEVFKIGNIINALLSIKLLIFLKIENSKYYKKLECNVLIMITNHLEWCLARGLWLYMKTIILKSDILLDEKFKSLWNKKIETLRKKYYKIESISINNKLKLKIFGKIALVKPNCNPEYISGERLRTAIGVTVANKLIDDKLSALEFCQIVTGENDPDKARNTMRVVRLRLRELVGEEEIKNSETEPIILNEELMQVDIFDFYKYLKLARKGLKKKSFYLSVHNFKLALEIAIKGVPFSGLYDDFFESIREEIENSIRNTAITLIGLLMKEHDYENAEIISKNTLQILSNDEEITDLLEKCFDVQGKKTAINKIRLNLFNSY, encoded by the coding sequence ATGAATGAAAATTATATCAATTTTTTAAATCATGGTATACTTCCATATTTTGGTATGGAAGATATCAAAAATGAAATAATTGAATTCTGGAAATCAACTCAAGAATCTTATTCTTTAAGGGCAATGTTGATAAGTGGTGAAGCAGGAATTGGAAAATCTAGATTAGTTGAACATATTATCCAAATCATCAAAAAGGAAGGTGGAATTGTTATTCACATAAAATTATACCCAAATTCATTAAATGAAATTCCAAACCTTATTTCAAATGAACTAGATGCTATATCTTTTAATTTCTTTAAAAATAGAACTTTTCAAGATAAAACATTAAATGGCAATATAAATAATTTAGCAAGTTTATCTCATATAAGATCTTTAATTATAATAATTGAGGATGTACATTTGTTTACAAAAGAATCATTATCAGATTTAAAGAAATTGTTAACTGGATTAAATGATGAAATGATTTCAGTTCTTTTTTTAGGAAGACCGATTGAAACAATATTTAATAGCGTTATAGAACCATATCTTATCAAAGAATTAGATTTAAAAGAACATTCAATTCTAGATATTTTTTATATGCTTAAAAATTTGTTAGGGTTTGAAATAGAAGATAAATTTATTTTATTAATTAAAGAAATTACAAGAGGTAATTCATTAGCCATTAAATCTGGAATTAGAGGTATCATAAAAGCAGGGTTAATTGATACTAATGAAAAATTAATTAAATCATCAGTTTCAAACTTTAATATTATACTTTCTAAAAGTATTGAGAGTTTGTCTGAAGGAATGTTGTCTCATTTAAATGAAATGGAAATGACTTTATGCTCTCAACTTTCAACATTAGGTGAAATCTTCAGTAGGGAATCAGCTGAAATACTTATCGGAACTAAAAATTCAAGTTTATTAAACAAACTCATATTTAAAGGTGTTTTAATTGAAACTTTTAAAGAAACACCTTTAAGACTTGGTAAAAACTTTTCTGAATATCCTCCACTTAGTTTTACTCATTCGTTAGTTCATGATTCATTTTTAAAAAAATCTAAACTGAATTTTGAAAGGATTTTAACTATAATATATTCTAATTCACCAATATTCTCTCTTGTTCCATTTATAGAGTTAAACAATTTTATAAATAAATTTGGGTGTTCAGTTCTAAAATTAGATAATAATTTGATAGAGAAATCAATTGAAAATTGTATTGATATTGCTTATAACATTAGCAATACAATTGATTGGAAATTTGCTCCAATTCTAATTGATTCTATAAAATCAATTTGTGAGATTACAATGTTTGAATTTGATGAAAGTTGTCTTAAAAGTAAAGAATTAAAAGCAAAATTTTTATTTACAAACTTAATAATTTTTAAGAGAGATATTTCATCAGATAATTTTATAAACATTGCTACTGAGCTAATAAAATTATGCCAAGGATTAGAATCTGAGATAATTACAGAATATTTTATTTGGGGTTACGATGCATTATTTTACAATAAAATAATTTCTAGAAAAGATGTTGATCTTTTGAAAGAGTTAGAATTTGTAGATGATAAAGTTAAGAACAATTTAAATATCCAATTCTCAAAACCTTATTTAGTTTTTGTTAGAGACATTATAAGAGCTCATAACAATGTTAAACAAGAATTTTGGATTATAAATTTGATAAAAGAAAAATTCAGTTTTCTATTGAGTAAATGTGAGAATGATGAAATTAGGAAAAAAAATCTATTATTAAAAGTAGGTACTTTTTTAATTACTAACTTTAATAATAATTTGGAAAAAGCTGAAAATTATGAATTGTTGAAAAGGATAGAAGAATGTAATTTAAGTGTTACTGAAACAAATTTAATTGAGAAGATAAAAGCTATATTCTTATATGAAGATGGGAAATTAGAAGAATCTAAAATTGTATTTGAAAAGAATATTAATTTGAACTTAATTTTGGGGAATAAATTTGATTATTTACTTGCTAGAAGTTTTATTGATTGTATAAAAATAGATTTAGGATTTTCTCCAGATAAAATTATTATTGAATTTGAGAATTTAACTGAAATAGCTGTTAACTCTAAAATTGTATATTTTAACAACTTAATTGATTCATTAATTTTAACTGGACAAGATAATTATGTTATCGACTTAATCAATAATAAACTAAAATTTCTTGATGAATTATACAAACCTAGTTTATTTGTAAACTTATTATCAGTTATCAATGTTAAGGACCTGAAAAAAAACGATTTCACAGAATTTTATGAAATGAAATTATTTGGATTAACAATGTTAATTGAAATTTTACTTGATAAAAATAAAAACTTCGATGAGAAAAAAATAAATGTAATTAATTCAGAATTATTAAATGAGGTATTTAAAATTGGGAATATTATAAATGCACTTTTATCTATTAAGTTGCTGATTTTTCTCAAAATAGAAAACTCAAAATATTATAAAAAATTAGAATGTAATGTTTTAATTATGATTACTAACCATTTAGAATGGTGTTTGGCAAGGGGTCTTTGGTTGTACATGAAAACAATTATTTTAAAATCTGATATTTTATTAGATGAAAAATTTAAATCATTGTGGAATAAGAAGATAGAAACATTAAGAAAAAAATATTATAAAATTGAATCAATATCTATAAACAACAAATTAAAATTAAAAATATTTGGAAAGATTGCCCTTGTTAAACCAAATTGTAATCCTGAATATATTTCGGGAGAAAGACTTAGAACAGCAATTGGAGTTACAGTAGCAAACAAATTAATAGATGATAAATTATCAGCTTTAGAGTTCTGTCAAATAGTTACTGGTGAAAATGATCCAGATAAAGCACGAAATACTATGAGGGTAGTTAGGTTAAGACTTAGAGAGCTTGTTGGTGAAGAAGAAATTAAAAATTCAGAAACTGAACCAATTATTTTAAATGAAGAATTAATGCAGGTTGACATTTTTGATTTCTACAAATATTTAAAACTTGCTAGAAAAGGTCTTAAAAAAAAATCGTTCTATTTATCTGTTCACAATTTCAAATTAGCTTTAGAGATTGCTATTAAAGGAGTACCTTTTAGTGGACTGTATGATGATTTTTTTGAATCTATTAGAGAAGAAATTGAAAATTCAATAAGAAATACTGCCATAACATTAATAGGATTATTGATGAAAGAACATGATTATGAAAACGCAGAAATTATTTCTAAAAATACATTGCAAATATTATCAAATGATGAAGAGATTACAGATTTACTAGAAAAGTGTTTTGATGTTCAAGGTAAAAAAACTGCAATAAATAAAATTAGATTAAATCTATTTAATTCATATTAG
- a CDS encoding zinc ribbon domain-containing protein, with product MLKNTSVIKDTFISNSLIRCCYDCGTYALNNDKFCVLCGSSLTNTCPKCLEIVHHKIAFYCPNCGINFEEKKV from the coding sequence ATGTTAAAAAACACTAGTGTAATAAAAGATACATTTATTTCAAATTCTTTAATTAGATGCTGCTATGATTGTGGAACTTATGCTTTGAATAATGATAAGTTTTGCGTTCTATGTGGAAGTTCTTTAACTAATACTTGCCCAAAGTGTTTAGAAATTGTTCATCATAAAATTGCTTTCTATTGTCCAAATTGCGGAATAAATTTTGAAGAAAAAAAGGTTTAA
- a CDS encoding methylmalonyl-CoA mutase, which produces MLQILQIKHQSILLKHSYTFMELEDNKFTTNSGINIPLFLKGNADEEPGKFPFTRGIHKSMYRNRLWTMRMYSGFGTAEESNARYKYLLAQGVTGLSVAFDLPTQIGYDSDNSISEGEVGKVGVAIDTLVDIEKLFDGIKLEDVSTSMTINSTASTLLAFYVALAKKQRSDLSKINGTVQNDILKEYAARGTYIYPPKPSMRLITDMFAWCSNELPNWNTISISGYHIREAGSTAVQEVSFTLANAIAYTQAAVDSGLDIDKFASRLSFFFNIHNNFFEEIAKLRAARRMWAKIMKDRFKAKNEKSLMLRFHSQTAGSTLTAQQPETNIVRVSLQAMAAVLGGTQSLHTNGFDEALGLPTEKAARLALRTQQVIGYETGIVDTTDPLAGSFYIEYLTDEIERKSFEYINKIDEMGGSVKAVELGFIQEEIANSSYEAQKRIESLKEIVVGMNKFEIDEPHFKDVLKVNDSIRIKQIESLQKVKNERSSNNVKESLNSIKIAIMGNDNVMPHIIKGVENYVTLGEIADVMRSVWGEYD; this is translated from the coding sequence ATGTTACAAATTTTGCAAATTAAACACCAATCAATTTTATTAAAACATAGTTATACATTTATGGAATTAGAAGATAATAAATTTACAACCAATTCGGGAATTAATATTCCATTATTTCTAAAAGGGAATGCTGATGAAGAACCTGGAAAATTTCCTTTTACAAGAGGAATTCATAAATCAATGTATAGAAATAGGCTATGGACAATGCGTATGTATTCAGGGTTTGGAACAGCTGAAGAATCTAATGCAAGATATAAATATCTTTTAGCTCAAGGAGTTACAGGGTTATCAGTAGCATTTGATTTGCCAACACAAATAGGATATGATTCAGATAATTCGATATCAGAGGGTGAAGTAGGAAAAGTTGGTGTTGCAATTGATACATTAGTTGATATTGAGAAACTTTTTGATGGAATTAAACTTGAAGATGTTTCTACTTCTATGACAATAAATTCAACTGCTTCAACTTTATTAGCATTTTATGTTGCATTAGCAAAAAAACAAAGATCTGATTTATCTAAAATAAATGGTACAGTACAGAATGACATTTTAAAAGAATATGCAGCAAGGGGTACTTACATTTATCCTCCTAAACCTTCAATGAGGTTAATTACTGATATGTTTGCTTGGTGTAGTAATGAGTTACCTAATTGGAATACTATTTCTATCTCAGGTTACCATATTAGAGAGGCAGGTTCAACTGCTGTCCAAGAAGTTTCTTTTACATTGGCAAATGCAATTGCTTACACTCAAGCAGCAGTTGATAGTGGATTAGATATTGATAAATTTGCATCAAGATTAAGTTTTTTCTTTAACATACATAATAATTTTTTTGAAGAAATAGCAAAACTTCGTGCTGCAAGAAGAATGTGGGCAAAAATAATGAAGGATAGATTTAAAGCAAAAAATGAAAAATCATTAATGTTAAGATTTCACTCACAAACTGCTGGATCAACATTAACTGCACAACAGCCAGAAACAAATATAGTTCGAGTTTCACTACAAGCAATGGCAGCTGTTTTAGGAGGAACACAATCATTACATACAAATGGATTTGATGAGGCTTTAGGTTTACCTACAGAAAAGGCTGCAAGATTAGCTCTTAGAACCCAACAAGTAATTGGCTATGAAACTGGAATTGTTGATACCACCGATCCATTAGCAGGTAGTTTTTATATTGAATATTTAACTGATGAAATTGAAAGAAAATCATTTGAGTATATAAACAAAATTGATGAAATGGGAGGTTCGGTGAAAGCAGTTGAACTTGGATTTATCCAAGAAGAAATTGCAAATTCATCTTATGAAGCTCAAAAAAGAATTGAGAGCTTGAAAGAAATTGTTGTAGGTATGAATAAATTTGAAATTGATGAACCGCATTTTAAAGATGTGTTAAAAGTAAACGATTCCATTAGAATCAAACAAATAGAATCGCTTCAAAAAGTGAAAAATGAAAGATCATCAAATAATGTAAAGGAATCTTTAAACTCTATTAAAATTGCAATTATGGGTAATGATAATGTTATGCCTCATATTATTAAAGGAGTTGAAAATTATGTTACATTAGGAGAAATTGCTGATGTTATGAGGTCTGTTTGGGGTGAATATGATTAA